One window of the Shimwellia blattae DSM 4481 = NBRC 105725 genome contains the following:
- the gpmM gene encoding 2,3-bisphosphoglycerate-independent phosphoglycerate mutase produces the protein MSVSKKPMVLVILDGYGYREDQQDNAILNAKTPVMDNLWATRPHSLINASGLEVGLPDGQMGNSEVGHVNLGAGRIVYQDLTRLDVEIKDRQFFANPVLCGAVDNAVTTGKAVHIMGLLSAGGVHSHEDHIMAMVELATERGAEKIYLHAFLDGRDTPPRSAESSLKKFEDKFAQSGKGRVASIVGRYFAMDRDNRWDRVEQAYDLLTMAKGEFQADSAVAGLQAAYARDENDEFVKATVIRAPGQADAAMEDGDTLIFMNFRADRAREITRAFVNPDFDGFARKKVVKLSNFVMLTEYAADIKTACAYPPASLANTFGEWMAKHDKTQLRISETEKYAHVTFFFNGGVEEPFPGEDRILVNSPKVATYDLQPEMSSAELTSKLVAAIGSGKYDAIICNYPNGDMVGHTGDYNAAVAAVEALDNCVDQVTKAVMAAGGQLMITADHGNAEQMRDPATGQAHTAHTSLPVPLIYVGDKTVQAVEGGKLSDLAPTMLSLMGMEIPQEMTGKPLFIVK, from the coding sequence ATGTCAGTGTCTAAAAAACCAATGGTCCTGGTAATTCTGGATGGCTACGGCTATCGCGAAGATCAGCAGGATAACGCCATCCTTAACGCGAAAACCCCGGTAATGGATAACCTGTGGGCCACCCGTCCACACTCGCTCATCAATGCATCGGGCCTGGAAGTGGGTCTGCCGGACGGGCAGATGGGTAACTCCGAAGTGGGCCACGTCAACCTGGGTGCCGGGCGCATCGTCTATCAGGATCTGACCCGCCTTGACGTGGAGATCAAAGATCGCCAGTTTTTCGCCAACCCGGTACTGTGCGGCGCGGTTGATAACGCCGTAACCACCGGTAAAGCGGTGCACATTATGGGCCTGCTGTCTGCCGGCGGCGTGCACAGCCACGAAGACCACATTATGGCGATGGTAGAACTGGCGACTGAACGCGGCGCTGAGAAAATCTATCTGCACGCCTTCCTGGATGGCCGCGATACCCCGCCGCGCAGCGCTGAATCGTCGCTGAAAAAATTTGAAGATAAATTTGCCCAGTCAGGTAAAGGCCGCGTGGCCTCTATCGTTGGCCGTTACTTTGCTATGGACCGCGACAACCGCTGGGATCGTGTTGAGCAGGCTTATGATCTGCTGACCATGGCAAAAGGCGAATTCCAGGCCGACAGCGCTGTCGCTGGCCTGCAGGCTGCCTACGCCCGTGATGAAAACGACGAGTTTGTGAAAGCCACCGTTATCCGCGCCCCAGGCCAGGCAGATGCCGCAATGGAAGATGGCGACACGCTGATTTTCATGAACTTCCGTGCCGACCGCGCCCGCGAAATCACCCGCGCCTTCGTTAATCCGGACTTCGACGGTTTTGCCCGTAAGAAAGTGGTAAAACTGAGCAACTTCGTGATGCTGACCGAATACGCTGCCGACATCAAAACCGCCTGCGCCTACCCGCCTGCCTCTCTGGCGAACACCTTCGGTGAATGGATGGCGAAACACGACAAAACCCAGCTGCGTATCTCCGAAACGGAAAAATACGCCCACGTCACCTTCTTCTTTAATGGTGGTGTGGAAGAGCCGTTCCCGGGCGAAGACCGCATCCTGGTGAATTCACCTAAAGTGGCCACATACGATCTGCAGCCGGAAATGAGCTCCGCTGAACTGACCAGCAAGCTGGTTGCCGCCATCGGAAGCGGCAAGTACGACGCTATCATCTGTAACTACCCGAATGGCGATATGGTCGGCCATACGGGCGATTACAACGCGGCCGTTGCCGCTGTGGAAGCGCTGGATAACTGTGTTGATCAGGTCACCAAAGCCGTGATGGCAGCAGGCGGCCAGCTGATGATCACCGCCGACCACGGTAACGCCGAACAGATGCGCGACCCGGCAACAGGCCAGGCCCACACCGCCCATACCAGCCTGCCGGTTCCGCTTATCTATGTTGGCGACAAAACCGTTCAGGCCGTAGAAGGCGGGAAACTCTCTGACCTTGCGCCGACCATGCTCAGCCTGATGGGAATGGAAATCCCTCAAGAGATGACTGGTAAGCCGCTGTTCATCGTGAAATAA
- the envC gene encoding murein hydrolase activator EnvC: MRGKALISFSRGTIKPLLYASVISAGVLVCPFFAHADDRAQLKTIQQDIASKERVVRQQQQQRSALQAQLKIQEQAIADATRKLRDTQNTLNDLNRQIATMNASITKLERQKAAQEQNLSAMLDAAFRQGQTSGIEFVLNGKETERTERLQMYFKYFNQARQQAIEALQKTSEEVAAQKAVLEDKQSRQQTLLYEQQAEQRRLQAARSERQKTINGLNSSIQKGQQQITELRQNENRLRSSIARAEAAARAKAESEAREADKVRSRQQDASRKGTTYKPTESERSLMARTGGLGAPRGQALWPVRGSLLHRYGEQLQGELRWKGIVIAASEGTEVRAIADGRVILADWLQGYGLVVVVEHGKGDMSLYGYNQSALVRVGTQVRAGQAIALVGNSGGQGRPSLYFEIRRQGQAVNPQAWLGR; the protein is encoded by the coding sequence ATGAGGGGAAAGGCGCTTATTTCATTCTCCAGGGGCACAATTAAGCCCCTGCTTTACGCCAGCGTGATCAGCGCTGGCGTATTGGTATGCCCTTTTTTTGCCCACGCTGACGATCGCGCTCAGCTTAAAACCATTCAGCAGGATATCGCCTCGAAAGAGCGCGTGGTACGCCAGCAGCAACAGCAGCGCAGCGCACTCCAGGCCCAGCTTAAGATTCAGGAGCAGGCCATTGCCGATGCGACCCGCAAACTGCGCGATACCCAGAACACCCTCAACGATCTGAACCGTCAGATAGCCACCATGAATGCGTCGATCACCAAACTGGAGCGCCAGAAGGCCGCCCAGGAGCAGAACTTGTCCGCCATGCTGGACGCCGCATTCCGCCAGGGGCAAACCTCCGGCATTGAGTTTGTGCTTAACGGTAAAGAGACGGAGCGTACTGAACGGCTGCAGATGTACTTTAAATACTTCAATCAGGCCCGTCAGCAGGCCATTGAAGCGCTGCAAAAAACCAGTGAAGAGGTCGCCGCCCAGAAAGCGGTGCTGGAAGATAAACAGTCCCGGCAACAGACCCTGCTCTATGAGCAGCAGGCAGAGCAGCGCCGCCTGCAGGCCGCCCGCAGCGAACGCCAGAAAACCATCAACGGCCTGAATTCATCCATTCAGAAAGGCCAGCAGCAGATCACCGAGCTGCGCCAGAACGAAAATCGCCTGCGCAGCAGCATTGCCCGGGCGGAAGCCGCAGCCCGCGCGAAAGCAGAGAGCGAAGCCCGCGAAGCCGATAAGGTCCGCTCCCGCCAGCAGGATGCCTCCCGCAAGGGGACAACCTATAAACCGACCGAGAGCGAACGCTCGCTTATGGCCCGCACCGGGGGGCTGGGCGCGCCACGCGGCCAGGCCTTGTGGCCGGTCCGGGGCTCGCTGCTGCACCGCTACGGCGAGCAGTTACAGGGCGAGCTGCGCTGGAAAGGGATTGTGATCGCCGCCTCTGAAGGCACCGAAGTGCGCGCCATTGCCGACGGCCGGGTGATCCTCGCCGACTGGCTACAGGGCTATGGCCTGGTGGTGGTTGTCGAGCACGGGAAAGGCGATATGAGCCTGTATGGCTATAATCAAAGTGCCCTTGTCCGGGTGGGTACACAGGTCCGGGCAGGTCAGGCAATTGCGCTGGTCGGTAACAGCGGCGGCCAGGGCAGGCCATCACTCTATTTTGAGATCCGTCGCCAGGGCCAGGCGGTAAACCCACAAGCATGGTTGGGAAGATAA
- a CDS encoding divergent polysaccharide deacetylase family protein yields MHFRHFLSALVAALAVLSTSASAGKLAIVIDDFGYRPQTENQVIAMPANISVAVLPNAPHAREMASKAHAAGHEVLIHLPMAPLSKQPLEKDTLRPEMNSAEIERIIREAVAKVPYAVGLNNHMGSAMTSSLPGMQKVMQILDHYSFYFLDSVTIGNSQAMRAAAGTRVKVIKRKVFLDDKQNETDIRYQFNRAINLARRNGSAIAIGHPHPTTVRVLQQMVYNLPPDITLVRPSSLLNEPQVDNTSAPVVQQTSQRTAAAPSLKAMLKMCTTRRPPQPVYATVWFTVIADSIRQSNLAMYLTHQWQGWQNKRPPGQ; encoded by the coding sequence CTGCATTTTCGTCATTTTCTTTCAGCACTGGTTGCCGCGCTGGCCGTGCTCAGCACCAGCGCCAGCGCCGGTAAGCTCGCCATTGTTATTGATGATTTCGGTTATCGCCCCCAAACCGAAAACCAGGTGATCGCGATGCCTGCCAATATCTCGGTGGCGGTACTGCCAAATGCCCCCCACGCCCGGGAGATGGCCAGTAAAGCCCACGCGGCGGGCCACGAGGTGCTGATCCACCTGCCTATGGCCCCCCTCAGTAAGCAACCGCTGGAAAAAGACACCCTGCGCCCGGAGATGAACAGCGCCGAAATTGAGCGCATCATCCGCGAAGCGGTGGCTAAAGTCCCCTATGCGGTGGGCCTGAATAACCACATGGGCAGTGCGATGACCTCCAGCCTGCCCGGCATGCAGAAAGTCATGCAGATCCTCGATCACTACAGTTTTTACTTTCTGGACAGCGTCACCATCGGCAACAGCCAGGCCATGCGCGCCGCCGCGGGCACCCGGGTGAAGGTGATTAAGCGTAAAGTCTTTCTGGATGACAAGCAGAATGAAACGGACATCCGCTACCAGTTTAACCGGGCGATAAATCTGGCCCGGCGTAACGGCTCGGCGATCGCCATCGGGCATCCGCACCCGACCACGGTAAGAGTGTTACAGCAAATGGTCTATAACCTGCCGCCGGACATCACACTGGTACGCCCGAGCAGCCTGCTTAATGAGCCCCAGGTGGATAACACCAGCGCACCGGTTGTGCAGCAGACCAGCCAGCGCACCGCAGCTGCGCCGTCACTGAAGGCGATGCTCAAAATGTGCACCACAAGGCGGCCACCGCAGCCGGTGTATGCCACCGTCTGGTTTACAGTTATTGCCGACAGTATCCGCCAGAGCAATCTGGCCATGTATCTGACACACCAGTGGCAGGGCTGGCAAAACAAACGGCCACCCGGCCAGTAA
- the tdh gene encoding L-threonine 3-dehydrogenase — MKALSKLKAEEGIWMTDVPLPEMGHNDLLIKIRKTAICGTDVHIYNWDQWSRKTIPVPMVVGHEYVGEVVGIGQEVRGFNIGDRVSGEGHITCGHCRNCRGGRTHLCRNTIGVGVNRPGCFAEYLVIPAFNAFKIPDNISDDLASIFDPFGNAVHTALSFDLVGEDVLVSGAGPIGIMAAAVAKHVGARNVVITDVNDYRLALARDMGVTRAVNVSEENLQDVMTGLGMTEGFDVGLEMSGAPAAFRTMLDTMNHGGRIAMLGIPPDDMAIDWNKVIFKGLFIKGIYGREMFETWYKMAALIQSGLDLSPIITHRFSVDDFQKGFDAMRSGQSGKVILSWD; from the coding sequence ATGAAAGCATTATCGAAGCTGAAAGCTGAGGAAGGGATCTGGATGACCGATGTTCCGTTACCGGAAATGGGTCATAACGATCTGCTGATCAAAATCCGCAAAACCGCCATTTGCGGTACTGATGTGCATATCTACAACTGGGACCAGTGGTCACGCAAAACGATTCCGGTGCCGATGGTGGTCGGGCATGAGTATGTGGGTGAAGTGGTCGGTATTGGCCAGGAAGTCCGCGGGTTTAATATTGGTGACCGGGTGTCCGGCGAGGGGCATATCACCTGTGGTCACTGCCGCAATTGCCGGGGCGGGCGCACCCATCTGTGCCGCAATACCATCGGGGTGGGGGTAAACCGCCCGGGGTGTTTTGCCGAGTATCTGGTGATCCCGGCCTTTAATGCCTTCAAAATTCCGGACAATATTTCCGATGACCTGGCCTCTATCTTTGATCCGTTCGGGAATGCGGTGCACACGGCGCTCTCTTTCGACCTGGTCGGGGAGGATGTGCTGGTCTCCGGGGCAGGGCCGATAGGCATTATGGCTGCCGCGGTTGCAAAGCATGTGGGCGCCCGTAACGTGGTGATAACCGATGTTAACGACTACCGTCTGGCCCTGGCCCGGGATATGGGCGTAACCCGGGCGGTGAATGTCAGCGAGGAAAATCTGCAGGATGTAATGACCGGGCTCGGGATGACCGAAGGCTTCGATGTGGGGCTGGAAATGTCCGGGGCACCCGCTGCTTTTCGCACCATGCTGGACACCATGAACCACGGCGGGCGGATCGCCATGCTGGGTATTCCGCCAGACGATATGGCTATCGACTGGAACAAGGTTATCTTCAAGGGGCTGTTCATCAAGGGTATTTACGGCCGCGAGATGTTCGAAACCTGGTATAAGATGGCGGCGCTTATTCAGTCCGGGCTGGATCTGTCACCGATCATCACCCACCGCTTCTCTGTTGATGACTTTCAGAAAGGGTTCGACGCGATGCGTTCAGGCCAGTCCGGTAAAGTGATCCTGAGCTGGGACTGA
- the kbl gene encoding glycine C-acetyltransferase, with translation MRGDFYQQLNARLEEARAEGLFKEERIITSAQQADITVADGSHVINFCANNYLGLANHPALIAAAQQGMETHGFGMASVRFICGTQDSHKALEHKLAGFLGMEDAILYSSCFDANGGLFETLLGPEDAIISDALNHASIIDGVRLCKAQRYRYANNDMHELEARLQEAKAAGARHILIATDGVFSMDGVIANLKGVCDLADQYQALVMVDDSHAVGFVGEHGRGTHEFCDVMGRVDIITGTLGKALGGASGGYTAGRKEVIEWLRQRSRPYLFSNSLAPAIVAASIKVLEMLESGAELRDRLWANARLFREKMSAAGFTLAGADHAIIPVMLGDAVVAQNFARELQKEGIYVTGFFYPVVPKGQARIRTQMSAAHTPQQIEHAVAAFTRIGKKLGVIA, from the coding sequence ATGCGTGGGGATTTTTACCAGCAGTTAAACGCCCGGCTTGAAGAGGCCCGGGCGGAAGGGTTGTTCAAAGAAGAGCGCATCATCACCTCCGCCCAGCAGGCGGATATCACCGTTGCCGACGGCAGCCATGTTATTAACTTCTGTGCTAATAACTACCTGGGCCTGGCAAACCACCCGGCGCTGATCGCCGCCGCACAGCAGGGGATGGAGACCCACGGCTTTGGTATGGCGTCGGTGCGTTTTATCTGCGGCACCCAGGACAGCCACAAAGCGCTGGAGCATAAGCTGGCGGGCTTCCTGGGTATGGAAGATGCCATTCTGTACTCATCCTGCTTTGATGCGAACGGCGGCCTGTTCGAAACCCTGTTAGGGCCGGAAGATGCCATTATTTCCGATGCGCTGAACCATGCCTCGATTATTGACGGGGTCCGCCTGTGCAAAGCGCAGCGCTACCGCTATGCCAACAACGATATGCACGAGCTGGAAGCGCGCCTGCAGGAGGCAAAAGCCGCCGGTGCCCGCCATATACTGATAGCGACAGACGGCGTGTTCTCCATGGATGGCGTGATTGCCAACCTGAAAGGGGTCTGCGACCTGGCCGACCAGTACCAGGCACTGGTCATGGTGGATGATTCACACGCCGTCGGGTTTGTGGGCGAGCATGGCCGTGGCACCCACGAGTTTTGTGATGTCATGGGGCGGGTGGATATCATTACCGGTACGCTGGGTAAAGCGCTGGGTGGTGCATCCGGCGGTTATACCGCAGGCCGCAAAGAGGTGATCGAATGGCTGCGCCAGCGCTCCCGCCCGTATCTGTTTTCTAACTCTCTGGCGCCGGCCATTGTGGCGGCATCGATCAAAGTTCTGGAGATGCTGGAATCCGGTGCTGAGCTGCGCGATCGGCTGTGGGCTAACGCGCGCCTGTTCCGGGAGAAGATGAGCGCCGCCGGGTTTACCCTGGCCGGTGCCGATCACGCCATTATTCCGGTTATGCTCGGTGATGCGGTGGTGGCGCAGAACTTCGCCCGCGAGCTGCAAAAAGAGGGGATTTATGTCACCGGATTCTTCTACCCGGTTGTTCCCAAAGGCCAGGCACGGATCCGTACCCAAATGTCAGCGGCCCACACTCCGCAACAGATTGAACATGCGGTGGCTGCATTCACGCGTATTGGCAAAAAACTGGGTGTGATTGCCTGA
- the rfaD gene encoding ADP-glyceromanno-heptose 6-epimerase: protein MIIVTGGAGFIGSNIVKALNDIGYRDILVVDNLKDGTKFVNLVDLNIADYMDKEDFLVQIMSGEEFGDIEAVFHEGACSSTTEWDGKYVMDNNYQYSKELLHYCLEREIPFLYASSAATYGGRTADFIESREYEQPLNVYGYSKFLFDEYVRQILPEATSQITGFRYFNVYGPREGHKGSMASVAFHLNTQLNNGENPKLFEGSDSFRRDFVYVGDVANMNLWFWQNGVSGIYNCGTGRAESFQAVADATLAWHKKGQVEYIPFPDKLKGRYQAFTQADLTQLRAAGYDKPFKTVAEGVTEYMDWLNRKA from the coding sequence ATGATCATTGTCACCGGCGGTGCTGGTTTTATCGGCAGTAATATTGTCAAAGCACTGAATGATATCGGTTATCGCGACATCCTGGTTGTCGATAATCTGAAAGACGGCACCAAATTCGTCAACCTGGTTGATCTGAACATTGCCGACTATATGGACAAAGAAGATTTCCTGGTCCAGATCATGTCCGGCGAAGAGTTCGGCGATATTGAGGCGGTATTCCACGAAGGCGCCTGCTCTTCCACCACCGAGTGGGATGGCAAGTACGTGATGGATAACAACTATCAGTACTCTAAAGAGCTGCTGCACTACTGCCTGGAGCGGGAAATTCCGTTCCTGTATGCCTCTTCGGCAGCAACCTACGGCGGCCGTACCGCAGATTTCATTGAATCCCGCGAATACGAGCAGCCGCTCAACGTATACGGCTACTCCAAATTCCTGTTCGACGAGTATGTCCGCCAGATCCTGCCGGAAGCCACCTCCCAGATCACCGGCTTTCGCTACTTCAACGTGTATGGCCCCCGTGAAGGCCACAAAGGCAGCATGGCAAGCGTGGCTTTCCACCTCAATACCCAGCTGAATAACGGCGAGAACCCGAAACTGTTTGAAGGCAGTGACAGCTTCCGCCGCGATTTTGTTTATGTGGGCGATGTGGCGAACATGAACCTGTGGTTCTGGCAGAACGGGGTTTCCGGGATCTATAACTGCGGCACCGGCCGGGCAGAATCCTTCCAGGCCGTGGCCGATGCGACCCTCGCATGGCACAAAAAAGGCCAGGTCGAATACATTCCGTTCCCGGATAAGCTCAAAGGCCGCTATCAGGCATTTACCCAGGCAGATTTAACCCAGCTGCGCGCTGCCGGTTACGATAAGCCGTTTAAAACCGTTGCCGAAGGGGTAACGGAATACATGGACTGGCTGAACCGCAAGGCGTAA